The following coding sequences are from one Melanotaenia boesemani isolate fMelBoe1 chromosome 17, fMelBoe1.pri, whole genome shotgun sequence window:
- the eva1bb gene encoding eva-1 homolog Bb — protein sequence MEPVKRDMELLSNGMATYAHIKANPESFALYFMMGVCFGLLMALCLLVAGIACRTRRHSRPPPSPERRQLKDSSEEESVGEEDDDEEAEVANVTLGPLSNHSSQSNGTLRSVNVFASAEELEKARRLEERERIVREIWRNGQPDILVSGTGTIGRVHYH from the exons ATGGAGCCTGTGAAAAGAGACATGGAGCTGCTCAGTAACGGCATGGCGACCTATGCCCACATCAAAG CCAATCCGGAGAGCTTTGCCCTCTACTTCATGATGGGGGTCTGCTTCGGGCTGCTCATGGCGCTCTGCCTCCTGGTGGCCGGCATCGCATGCAGGACTCGCCGCCACAGCAGACCTCCTCCATCCCCAGAGAGGAGACAGCTCAAAGACTCCAGTGAGGAGGAGAGTGTTggggaggaggatgatgatgaagaggcaGAGGTTGCCAACGTGACTTTGGGGCCCCTGAGCAACCACAGCAGCCAATCGAACGGCACTCTGAGGAGTGTGAACGTGTTTGCTTCAGCGGAGGAGCTGGAGAAGGCGAGGCGGTTGGAGGAGCGTGAGCGAATCGTCAGGGAGATCTGGAGGAACGGGCAGCCGGACATCCTGGTGTCGGGGACGGGGACGATCGGACGAGTGCATTACCACTAA